DNA from Daucus carota subsp. sativus chromosome 1, DH1 v3.0, whole genome shotgun sequence:
AAGCAGCATGAAAACAAGCCAAATCCCCTCTTCTGCAAAGAGAcagttataatttaataatatgtgaATTACTAACatgttttttattgtttattacaCAAGTGACAAAAAGTCTACTTTGCTCAATTCGGAAAACAGCTTTTCTGTATTTTACCACACTATGCTCCAAGGAAAACCTTGAAGAAATCAGTGAAATGTGAGCCTTAATAGTctgaattttgtttatttatgaCCACAAAACACTCAATTTacataaacaaaagaaataatatgtTGATAAGAGTGaccaactatatataattattgctgAAGGTTCACACTTTTCTAagtaactaaaataaatattttaaagaattgATCTTTGAAACAAAGCAAAGAGCAGATGAGAAACATACCCTTTTGGAATTGGCATAAAGAAGGTCAGGAGAGAATTTGTAGACAGGGCTTGGTGGCTCTTTCAAATCATGCTCATATTCATCTTTGCTATCAAGATGCAGATGATCTCATCATTATTACAAGGCTTCTCAGATTTTTTACATGCAAATGATGAGCCTCTGAATTAGCCAAAGTCATATTCTTATAAACCTAAATGAACTATCAAGTGGGAGCAAAGTCTGCATAGAAATCAGAAGTAAGCAACTAACTATGATAGGTATGTGAGTTTTAGATATAATGAGCGACTCTACGTATGTTAAATACCTTCCAACTTTCTGTAGTATACTCACAATTTTCATTTCCATTTTCGTGATGTGCCAAGTCCCAGGATCCTTATAATGTGCTTGCACATGCGCCTAAATTTGGTGGAAGTAATATCTCCAACCTGCAAAAATTATGTGATTAAAAACgtttttaaatctttttgaGGAGAAAAAGGAGCATCCATAAACAATGCTACTTACTATAATATAAAGAGAAAGCTTTTATTTGTAGATCCACACCGGACCTATGACTTATTGTTGTAATCATACCCTTTAATGAGGCTCGTATCCATTTTATCAGGGAGATTGCCTGCTGCCACGAACTTTAAAACTGGTTACAAGAAcatctataatattttatcacatAAAAGTCTTGGAAATGGATTTAATCAAAAGCTTTAACCTCTGCAATATTTTGTTGGTTAGTAGAATTTTTGGTCCTTATTTACATGCACAGAGCCTCCTTCATTTAATATGGTGGTCACTTGAGCATCAGTACTTAACAACGGCAAAACTAATGTAGAAGTAAAAGTCATAAAATAACCTATGCACATGATATCACCAAAACCCACGAGGACCAGTCTCTAATTCTAATACTCTATTAGTAGtagtttttttttggaaaaagttCCCAACTTATAGCTGCCTAAGCAGTTAAGCAGTTGGACCAGAATAAAATCTATCACAATTACCCATTACAAAAATTTTGTAACGCAGGAGTCCAATAATGATTGATCGCCATTAAGAACTGGTTCACAAACCATATTTTGCACGGTGAATGGTACAGGGAAGAAGAAGGGTCGAAGGTTCGATGGATATATGTAAATAagagaaataaataagaaatGGTAATACTGTAATTTCACACGATTTAATTGGCTCACCAAAAACCCATGTTgcagcattatatatataaaatagattttGTGACCATTGTTGTGCATTGCATGCAGTTGAAGCCCGAAGGATTTCTGTATAATATGTGAAATTAGCAGAACAATTAGATGCAGAACTTATACTTGTAATGAACTCGAAAATCAAACCATCATGGCTGCCCATATTTTCACTTTcaataatttatatgataacTATAGCGAAAATTCATTTGAGATCATCCTCATGCATGTCAGTTGCAGGAAACtttataaattacttttataattgaAATGTATGTCAGGCTCATGCATTAGCTTGTAGTTGTACGAATGGATGTATTCAATCCCCTCTTGAAGATAAGATGGATAACTTTTGTATAATAAAGACAAGTACACATCCAAGGGAAATTAATTTAAGACCTCCCCATATCAATTATGAAGCAGAAAAGGTTCAGTTGTCGATCTTTACTTTTGCTGTGATATGTCAATTTCAGTGGCTGATCACTTGGATACATTCAGATAAGTTAGTTTGTCAGGCACTTAATTGATAGAGTACCctactgataaaaatgaaggaAGAAGGGAAGAGAGGTGGATGAGAAACATGAATTCAGATAATACATTACAAGCACGATAAGCTACAATGACACCGATACTTCAAGTTTGATTAAAACAAAACAAGGAAACTGCACTTTCAGATGACAAGAGTAATCACATGCTCGCATTATTGGTCCAATTAAATTTAGGTACaggaaaacaaaaaattgaaatcCAGCTATGCAGAGTAATTATTTGGAAACTTACCGTGACATATCTACTTCTACaaggtaaaaaaatttaagcaaAAGGTTTTATGTTCACACATTTACAGAAATATTGCCAACTATCCCCAAGTCCATACCAGATACAGCATTAACTCCTTGCTCTGTCTTTCGAGCCACAAGAAAATCCACCTAAATTTCGAATAAGCTGGAAACTTTCTGAGGCCTGACTTGTGAGGAAGGTTTTCGAATTGCAGCATATAATTATGATATTCATTGGGGGTTTCTAATGCATACTGACATGCCTCGAATTAATTTTCTAAATACTAATATATGCATGTGAGTCTGTCGAATATCGAGGATCAGATGCAAGGAAATGATAACATGGTACAAAATCTCATAATATCAAGCACAACAATTACCTTGATCTTTTTGCTTCTCAATATTTCCTGGTTTCCAGTCGGCTCTTCTTTGGACCAAGAAGGAGTTTCTCTACTGTCTTGGTTTTCCACTCAAAACAAGAATGACAAAAAATTTACTTTGATTTCATCACTGACTCGACCATCAGATGCAAGGACCCGAGCATCGACAATCTTCTTTTACATCACGCTGTAATCTTCTGTGGAAATCCTTAAACATGGTTGATCCTCCAGACAGCACTATATGCTGAGggggaaaaaaatcaaaaatatatgagTTAAGAAGGCAAAAATGGCACAAATAATGATAGTAGACCCTCAGTGCAACCTTATATAAACAGGAAAAGCAGCATGATTACGGCATGTACAATTATGACGAATATGTTTAAAACAATAGTTGATGATCAACTGCACAGCAAAGAGAATAAGAATATTTATGGTTTTTCGAATTATCATCAATCTTGGCAATCTCTAGCTGTTTTGTAGCGTTCAGAAACATAACCACTTTCTTATCTATCATTGATATATTCACCTTATACAATGCTCTTCTTTGTATCACTTGACGTATTTGCGCCGCCATCTTTATCTAGGAATCCAAGggtcatataatttaaaatatgcaaGTGAGCTAGAAATAAAAACTAACCAGTAGGAAAATTGTTGACCAGTATCAGCTGACAAACAATGTAGTAAAAGATTAAAAAGCTTGCAGAGCATAAAGGAAATAATAAGATTGCAGCCTCAATCCAATACTGAAGGACCAAAACATGTGTTTCGTCATATGCGGACAGACCCTGATCCACCAATACATAGCTAACGCACAATTCCTGTGATTTGGCATCTTAGTGATTTATCACACAAATTAGAAAAGCACACAGTACAAAATCCGAAAGTATATCAAAGACAATTTATCAAACAGGTAATAGACACCTAAtagttgatatatataatgtgatACTTGAAAAAGTCAGCGAAAATTTTACCTGTCACAAAGAATCAATACCACAAAAAAATCAGTAACTGTTCATTCGGCGCCTCTTTCTTTCTTCAAATCCGGATCAGACGCCAGTGCCTTCAACGCACGAGGATGaaacagaataattaaagaGAAAGCTAGAGACGCAGTAGGGGGAGGTGATCAGGTGAAGGAGTTTGAGAGAGTAAGATACGTAGATAACAGAGGTTTAACGGAGACTAAAGGCAGAATCAAATGGCCCACGGAAGGGGCAAAACTGTAATTTCATATGATTTAATTGGCTCACCAGAACTCATGTTgtagtattatatatactagcctttaaccgggtatataattcgtaatttattatttataatttatattttaacatcattttattagtatttttgtattaatggattgaatttaaattatattatattattcaacttactatatattagtacatttaatccgaatttagtacacgtagatttaaaaataaaaaagtcggaaaattcaaatcttttcaaaaatagccgatcgtgtaatacttttgaaagattcagtagtctaatcaatcgaatttcaaacgtaattttgtaatcttggtttttttgacaacaataacttttaagattagagttagaaagaattatataatggttcatgtttatattgaaatagaacacgtcaaaattaaaaagagttatacgaaggttcttgttaaaattgtatatttataattttatttataacatcataataatttttttaatgaaatattatatgataatatattgttatgaTTGTTTTtaagtatttgaaactgtttaacaatataatactaataaactccacatttgtagacttgtagtaccaaaccaaaaaatataactaaaaccttggactacaaattatacccatgttggcttattataatatagtatagataataATAGATGTCAGGTAAAATTTGTAGCGAAAACTTTATAAACTGGGAAAATCACCTGAAATCTCCCCCACTCATTcttataacttatttctctatTTGTAACTTGTAACTTATTGATTTAATTATAcatagaataaatatttattgttatttataagatctttataaattaatacattGTTTAACAAAATAGGTCAAATATAAAGCGTAAAAATCACAAATACACCGTGAACTAATTTAAACCTAAGATCTTTGAGGTCagcatttttaaatataatatcaacGTTCAGTATCGTGTCACAATTCATAAAccaattttaaatcatttttcgGAGATGAACGATACCTTGAAGGTGATCAGATTAAGGGGGAAGTCGATTCAtatactaattttaaataatctttaTATCTTTAAATTGATCGGATTAATGCAGAAAGTCGTCAATTTCATTATAATTCAGCTATTAGTGacctaaataaaatttaaaaacgaAGACAATAAGATAACAGGATTGCATTTTTACTATGAGCGGCAAAATACAGATTATTATATATAGCACTTGTTAATACAAATGTAACATGGAATTTATTCTTTGCCCGCAAGTCGCAGTAACCCTTGCTAACAGATCAACTATGATACCATGATGCAGGCTAATATTTAACATGGCAAGAGTCTAATTGGGTGCTCTTCTTCGGCCACCAGAACCAGTCTCTCTCTGGCAATTAAAATAGAGGGCAGCAACAGGCGAACCCAGATTGTATTGTTCTGCAAAGTCTCGGGTGTTGAAGTTCTGGCGCCATGGTGGAGCGTAGACTGTCTGTCGTCCCAGTTGTTTGAACAACACGAAAACGAATCTGTGGATTCCACTCGACGGTCTTGGACTCTCGTAGAACATCATCTGATGGCCTGTTAAAGATATTGGTAATTTAACTGTAATTAAAATGCATGGATAAATCATCCCAAGGCATGATAATAACAAATGCTAAGTTTACGGATCAACGGATATCTTATGGAAACATGTCAAGCCTTATACTAAAACTTGAAGTTGTTACGAGAGCCTGGCAGGATCATATGATACAGTATATCTTAATTAACAGCAAACTAGTACATCCAAATTGCACAAGTTTATACAATAAGGGATGCCTAAGGAATAACTGGTTAGAATAATTTAGAGAACAGAGGAAAAGAGGAGTTTAAAGTGCATGCTCACCAAAATGTGCTCCAGTTGTAGCAGGAATGTCAGTGACCAACCTAAATCAAAAGAATTCTACATGTTAGGAAGAATTTACATAACCAAGCTGGAGTGAAGAGTATTCTAGTTAACAATACAATATGATCCTATGATCCTGCCGTGCGTATTCAATCagaaattagataaatttattagttaCGTCGAATACAAATAACCTGTTGAATACTGTTGTAGATGTTAAATATTATCCATCACGTCgaatatgtaaattttattaaaaatcgaGTAATAAGTGCGACGGCAAAGATTTAGCCATTCGAGTTTGCCTTAACAAGAAATCAAAGAAatgcataaaaattaaaagcaaAAGAAGAACCCAGAAAAGGACTTGTGCAGACTGGACGCGGGgccataataatataaacagtgTGTGTTTAAGCCAAGAATACAAGAGCAGTGATGTGCAGCGCTCTTGTAGCCCAATATGTGCGAGCTAGGTTAGTTTTGGGTTTTcaacaaatgaaaaaaaatgagtaATAGTATAAAGAGGCGTGGGCATATATAGAGAAGAAGGTACGAGTTCATGCATGGCATGGGGTCCAAATCCGAGGAAGCTTGTCAATCAGAAAGGCACGCTCATTTTATAGGAGTGGCACCAGAAAGCAAATACTATACAGCTATACTAATACTAGTAGGACATTGTAGTACTCCGACGTTCCatctaattataattaatatttagatttagCACGGAGGTTTAGATAAATATATAGGAAAGTAGAAAAAATAAATGAGActtgataaaaattaataaacttggtaatgaaaagaaaaaacgcatgaattttctttttgtaattGACCATTAATcgattcaaaattataatatttaaatcctCGACTTCCCATTAGAGATGCAAGAACGATATCGCTAGAGCAAGTGATTGTGTTGTAGCACGTAAGCTACATAAATCCAGTGACATGGGTTTCAGTTTTTCAAATTAGTAATACTTTTTTCATGTGTTGGAACTTGGAAGGACTTATGTGGAGATTGAGATGTCAAGCAGAGCTTTTACTTCAGGCTAATGCCCATACCATACTGTACTATTAATTCATCACACTGTacgttgagaatttgaaatgatttttttctactccctccgtcccattttatgtgacctcatttattttttgggacgtcccaaaaagaatgaacttataatacttactatttttgaacactacttttcactattacacctactatctctatattttatactctctttttattaaataaacactattatacccactactttcctccaatatctcaaatctattattaaatattgataggttccaccactttacccacttttcaactacatttactatttttttcttaatctccgtgaaagtcaaaccacaccacataaaatgggacggagccACGGAGGTAGTATTTGTTAAGAATTAGGAGTACTTAGGAAAATTGTAAAGGATTAATCGTACTTACCAGTGTAAGTATTCTCTCAAACTTGGATCACTTGGACTGGGAGCATCAGGATCCACCATAACCTGCAGTCAGATTTAATGATACAACTTAGCATGTTtgtataatgataataatatgcaTAGCTTTATGTGATGTGTGTGTTTGAGGTGTAATTAAGAAGAGGATATGAAGTTGTGTGTGTGAGGGATGAGAAGAAGATATAAAGTAGTATGCTGGGTAAGTGTGTGGGGGAGTAAGCTACACGAGAAGACCAAGTAGAAAAATgcatgagagagagaggggcatacgagagagagataaagagAGAGGGCCAGAGAGGAAGAGAGGcatacgagagagagagagggggggagggggggggggagagagagatagagagagaagaccagagagggagagaggcatacgagagagagagagggggggggggggagagagagaaaagGGTATAAAGAAGGAGGATTACAAGAGTGTAGAAAGTTCTGAGATCATCTCCACCAATATTAACCCTTGGGTGGTTGATAATTTGAGAAGGTCTCAACTCACAGCCGTTGTTCACTTCTCTGTTGTTATATATCACACTAAGAGAAATGGAACGGGTGaatggatccaaaacatccccTATAACCCTACCAACAACAAGAGGATCGCCTCTAGGCGGCATAATTAAAATGGCAAAGATATTTATGTTGTGAGCGTAAGAGAGTATGTCA
Protein-coding regions in this window:
- the LOC108195181 gene encoding protein VERNALIZATION 3-like: MPPRGDPLVVGRVIGDVLDPFTRSISLSVIYNNREVNNGCELRPSQIINHPRVNIGGDDLRTFYTLVMVDPDAPSPSDPSLREYLHWLVTDIPATTGAHFGHQMMFYESPRPSSGIHRFVFVLFKQLGRQTVYAPPWRQNFNTRDFAEQYNLGSPVAALYFNCQRETGSGGRRRAPN